From a region of the Falco peregrinus isolate bFalPer1 chromosome 5, bFalPer1.pri, whole genome shotgun sequence genome:
- the RASSF1 gene encoding ras association domain-containing protein 1, whose product MELIELRELQPEPRPARGRLERTNALRISPARRPGPGTHPDPRLTAAPGAGHRFEPRRRGLHTWCDLCGDFVWGGGRKSLQCRHCSFICHYRCRALVRLDCSGPPSTSDEDDGNEQALEKDTNVDEPSEWEKAELDQAQVEQRIKEYNSQINSNLFMSLNKDGSYTGFIKVQLKLVRPVSVPATKRVPSLQAGRMGPHTQGVKRRTSFYLPKGTVKHLHILSHTRASEVIDALLRKFTVVDNPHKFALFERSEKDEQVYLRKLADEEQPLRLRLLAGPSEKVLSFILKENETGEVNWDAFTLPELHNFLRILQREEEEHVRRLRHRYARCRQKMQEALATRTPG is encoded by the exons ATGGAGCTCATCGAGCTGCGAGAGCTGCAGCCGGAGCCGCGGCCGGCCCGGGGCCGCCTGGAACGGACCAACGCGTTGCGCATCAGCCCGGCCCGACGGCCCGGCCCCGGCACGCACCCCGACCCGCGACTGACGGCGGCACCGGGCGCCGGGCACCGCTTCGAGCCCCGGCGCCGCGGGCTCCACACCTGGTGCGACCTCTGCGGGGACTTCGTCTGGGGCGGCGGCAGGAAGAGCCTCCAGTGCCGCC acTGCAGCTTCATCTGCCACTACCGGTGCCGGGCCTTGGTGCGGCTGGACTGCAGCGGCCCCCCGAGCACCAGCGATGAGGACGATGGCAACGAGCAGGCACTGGAGAAGGACACCAACGTG GATGAGCCTAGTGAGtgggagaaggcagagctggacCAGGCACAGGTGGAGCAGCGGATCAAGGAGTACAACAGCCAAATCAACAGCAACCTCTTCATGAGCCTG AACAAGGATGGCTCCTACACTGGCTTTATCAAGGTGCAGCTGAAGCTGGTGCGCCCTGTCTCGGTGCCGGCCACCAAGCGGGTCccctccctgcaggcagggcGGATGGGGCCGCACACCCAGGGGGTGAAGCGCCGCACATCCTTCTACCTGCCCAAGGGGACTGTCAAGCACCTGCACATCCTCTCGCACACCCGTGCCAGCGAGGTCATCGATGCCCTCCTCCGCAAGTTCACCGTTGTGGATAACCCCCACAAGTTCGCCCTCTTCGAGAGGTCTGAGAAGGATGAGCAAG TGTACCTGCGGAAGCTGGCTGACGAGGAGCAGCCGCTGCGGCTGCGGCTGCTGGCTGGCCCCAGCGAGAAGGTGCTCAGTTTCATCCTGAAGGAGAATGAGACTGGGGAGGTGAAT TGGGACGCCTTCACACTGCCGGAGCTGCACAACTTCCTGCGCATCCTgcagcgggaggaggaggagcacgTGCGCCGGCTGCGGCACCGCTATGCCCGCTGCCGCCAGAAGATGCAAGAGGCACTGGCCACACGCACACCAGGGTGA
- the HYAL2 gene encoding hyaluronidase-2, producing the protein MRGGCAAAVAVPWLALLALARQPPEKPAAAPLLTRRPFLVAWNVPTQDCKPRFKVPLDYSLFDLQASPNEGFVGQNLTIFYKERLGLYPYYTSKHVAVNGGVPQNSSLSEHLARLHEGISKYIRSPAKEGLAVIDWEEWRPIWARNWKPKDIYREVSQQLVYQWQPTWSREEVNKQAIFEFESAARQFMVSTLRMAKSFRPKQLWGFYLFPDCYNHDYSKNKETYTGQCPDVEKTRNDQLAWLWRESTALYPSIYLDQLLASTPNSRKFVRARVREAMRISQQHHDGYSLPVFVYTRPTYIRKLDVLSQPDLISTIGESAALGAAGAIFWGDADYTKNRESCQIIKNYLEGDLGRYITNVTTAAQLCSTALCQGRGRCLRQDSTADVFLHLNSTSFQLRRQDEDRPQHPLFWAEGQLSSADTLFLRTHFHCHCYQGWQGSSCQEPAGPHGGAPAPRTPLGLGVVLLLVASWC; encoded by the exons ATGCgcgggggctgcgcggcggCCGTGGCCGTGCCCtggctggccctgctggccctgGCCCGACAGCCCCCCGAGAAGCCGGCGGCCGCCCCTCTGCTCACCCGCCGGCCCTTCCTGGTGGCCTGGAACGTGCCCACCCAGGACTGCAAGCCCCGCTTCAAGGTGCCTCTGGACTACAGCCTCTTCGACCTGCAGGCCTCCCCCAACGAGGGCTTCGTGGGGCAGAACCTCACCATCTTCTACAAGGAGCGCCTGGGGCTCTACCCCTACTATACCAGCAAGCATGTGGCCGTCAACGGCGGTGTCCCCCAGAACAGCAGCCTGTCTGAGCACCTGGCCCGCCTCCACGAGGGCATCAGCAAGTACATCCGCTCGCCCGCCAAGGAGGGGCTGGCTGTCATCGACTGGGAGGAGTGGCGGCCCATCTGGGCTCGCAACTGGAAGCCCAAGGACATCTACCGGGAGGTGTCGCAGCAGCTGGTGTACCAGTGGCAGCCCACCTGGTCCCGTGAGGAGGTGAACAAGCAGGCGATCTTTGAGTTCGAGTCAGCTGCCCGGCAGTTCATGGTGAGCACCCTGCGTATGGCCAAGAGCTTCCGACCCAAGCAGCTCTGGGGGTTCTACCTCTTCCCTGACTGCTACAACCATGACTACAGCAAGAATAAAGAGACCTACACTGGGCAGTGCCCAGATGTGGAGAAGACGCGCAATGACCAGCTGGCATGGCTCTGGAGGGAAAGCACAGCTCTCTACCCCTCCATCTACCTTGACCAGCTCCTGGCCTCCACCCCCAACAGCCGCAAGTTTGTGCGAGCACGGGTGAGGGAGGCTATGCGCATCTCACAGCAGCACCATGATGGCTACTCCCTGCCAGTCTTCGTCTACACCCGACCCACCTACATCCGCAAGCTGGATGTGCTCAGCCAG ccagacCTGATCTCCACCATCGGAGAGAGCGCGGCCCTGGGTGCAGCCGGGGCCATTTTCTGGGGTGATGCAGACTACACCAAAAACCGG GAGTCATGCCAGATCATCAAGAACTACCTGGAGGGGGACCTGGGCCGCTACATCACAAATGTAACAACTGCGGCGCAGCTCTGTAGCACGGcactgtgccagggcaggggccGCTGCCTGCGCCAGGACAGCACTGCCGACGTCTTCCTCCATCTCAACTCCACCAGCTTCCAGCTGCGGCGACAGGATGAGGAccgcccccagcaccccctctTCTGGGCGGAGGGCCAGCTGTCCTCTGCTGACACCCTTTTCCTACGGACCCACTTCCACTGCCACTGCTACCAGGGTTGGCAAGGCAGTAGCTGCCAGGAACCTGCCGGCCCCCACGGTGGTGCCCCTGCCCCCCGGACACCACTGGGACTTGGGGTGGTACTGTTGCTGGTGGCAAGCTGGTGCTAA
- the HYAL1 gene encoding hyaluronidase-1, producing the protein MASGWPCWVLLLLLPALTCTGAPGPVLVNRPFITVWNIPTEHCTKKYNVTLNLEIFDVLANDQQSFIGQDITLFYTKELGLLPYYTSNGLPVNGGLPQNASLEAHLHQATQDIKVTLPNPAYRGLAVIDWEKWRPLWVRNWASMDIYQHKSEDLVWQQHPQWPPKLVKETAKKQFEQSARNFMEQTLQLGETLRSDGYWGFYGFPNCYNNDFNSLPYTGRCPVVEQQRNKELQWLWESSRALYPSIYLSPQFNGTNKALPYVRHRVAEAFAVQRGVLDSGIPVLPYSQIAFDRTIDFLSQEDLMNTIGESAAQGAAGIILWGSLNYSTSKEMCLRLKKYVEGPLGHYIVNVTASADLCSQSLCSGQGRCVRRENKQGFLHLDPFRFAIDLQVGRPWLVAQSLEPDDDVARLAEEFSCQCYNEWQGPHCDTQGFAE; encoded by the exons ATGGCATCAGGGTGGCCCTGCTGGgtcctcctgctgcttctgcctgcccTGACCTGCACTGGGGCACCTGGCCCTGTCCTTGTCAACCGCCCCTTCATCACCGTCTGGAACATCCCCACTGAGCACTGCACCAAGAAATACAATGTCACCCTCAACCTGGAGATCTTCGATGTGTTGGCCAACGACCAGCAGTCCTTCATTGGGCAGGACATCACCCTCTTCTACACCAAGGAGTTGGGACTCCTCCCCTACTACACATCCAACGGGTTGCCAGTGAACGGGGGGCTCCCCCAAAATGCCAGCCTGGAGGCCCACCTCCACCAGGCCACCCAGGACATCAAGGTTACCCTGCCCAACCCTGCCTACAGGGGGCTGGCTGTCATCGACTGGGAGAAGTGGCGCCCGCTGTGGGTCCGCAACTGGGCCTCCATGGACATCTACCAGCATAAGTCAGAGGATCTGGTGTGGCAGCAGCACCCGCAATGGCCCCCCAAGCTGGTGAAGGAGACAGCCAAGAAGCAGTTTGAGCAGAGCGCCCGCAACTTCATGGAGCAAACCCTGCAACTGGGTGAGACCCTCCGTTCCGATGGTTACTGGGGTTTCTATGGCTTCCCCAACTGCTACAACAATGACTTCAACAGCCTGCCCTACACTGGGAGGTGCCCGGTGGTAGAGCAGCAAAGGAACAAGGAGCTGCAGTGGCTCTGGGAGAGCAGCCGGGCGCTCTACCCCAGCATCTACCTGTCCCCCCAATTCAACGGCACCAACAAGGCGCTCCCCTATGTTCGGCACCGTGTGGCTGAGGCTTTTGCTGTCCAGCGCGGTGTCCTTGACAGTGGCATCCCTGTCCTGCCCTACTCCCAGATCGCCTTTGACCGCACCATTGACTTCCTCTCCCAG GAGGACCTGATGAACACCATCGGGGAGAGCGCTGCTCAGGGTGCTGCCGGCATCATCCTCTGGGGCAGCCTCAACTACAGCACCTCCAAG GAGATGTGCCTGAGGCTGAAGAAGTATGTGGAGGGGCCCCTGGGCCACTACATTGTCAACGTGACGGCCAGTGCTGACCTGTGCAGCCAGAGCCTATGCTCCGGTCAGGGCCGCTGTGTGCGTCGGGAGAACAAGCAGGGCTTCCTCCACCTCGACCCCTTCCGCTTTGCCATCGACCTGCAAGTGGGCAGGCCCTGGCTGGTGGCCCAGAGCCTGGAGCCTGATGACGACGTCGCCCGGCTGGCGGAGGAGTTCAGCTGCCAGTGCTACAACGAGTGGCAGGGGCCCCACTGTGACACCCAGGGCTTCGCTGAGTGA
- the TUSC2 gene encoding tumor suppressor candidate 2 yields the protein MGASGSKSRGLWPFASQAAGGGGAEGPGGQQALARARAATPFVFTRRGSMYYDEDGDLAHEFYEETIVTKNGRKRAKLKRIHKNLIPQGIVKLEHPRIHVDFPVIICEV from the exons atgggCGCCAGCGGCTCTAAGTCGCGGGGGCTGTGGCCCTTCGCCTCCcaggcggcgggcggcggcggcgctgagGGCCCCGGCGGGCAGCAGGCCCTGGCCCGGGCGCGGGCCGCCACCCCCTTCGTCTTCACACGGCGCGG CTCCATGTACTACGATGAGGACGGGGATCTCGCTCACGAGTTCTACGAGGAGACAATCGTTACCAAGAACGGGAGGAAGCGCGCCAAGCTGAAGAGGATCCACAAGAACCTGATACCTCAG GGCATAGTGAAACTGGAGCACCCTCGCATTCACGTGGATTTCCCTGTGATCATCTGCGAGGTGTGA